In the genome of Capra hircus breed San Clemente chromosome 5, ASM170441v1, whole genome shotgun sequence, one region contains:
- the LOC102178148 gene encoding olfactory receptor 6C70-like, giving the protein MKNHTRHTEFILLGLTDDSQLQILIFLFLLLNYTLSMIGNLTIIALTLVDSHLKTPMYFFPHNFSFLEISFTSACIPRFLITTVNREKMISYIGCVSQLFFYIFLGVTEFFLLVTMSYDRYVAICKTLHYTSIMSSTICHQLVLSSWASGFLVIFPPLILGLHLDFCASNVIDHFICDIYPILQLSCSDTRLLEMIAFLLAVIILMATLLLIILSYFYILKTILKFPSAQQKKKAFSTCSSHMIVASITYGSCIFIYIKPSANERITLSKAVAVLNTSIAPLLNPFIYTLRNQQVKQAFRDVFRKIFSASEK; this is encoded by the coding sequence ATGAAGAACCATACAAGGCACACAGAGTTTATCCTTCTGGGACTGACAGATGATTCCCAGTTACAgattctaatttttttgtttctgcttctAAATTACACGTTGAGCATGATCGGAAACTTAACCATCATTGCCCTCACTCTGGTAGATTCCCATCTCAAGACCCCAATGTATTTCTTCCCCCATAATTTCTCTTTCCTGGAAATTTCATTCACAAGTGCTTGCATCCCCAGATTCCTAATCACCACTGTAAACAGAGAAAAGATGATTTCTTATATTGGTTGCGTGTCtcagttatttttttatatattcttgggAGTTACAGAATTTTTCCTTCTGGTGACTATGTCCTACGACCGCTATGTTGCCATTTGCAAGACTTTGCATTATACATCTATCATGAGCAGCACAATTTGTCATCAGCTGGTACTCAGTTCTTGGGCATCTGGCTTCCTGGTCATTTTCCCTCCATTGATTTTGGGTCTTCACCTGGACTTCTGTGCATCAAATGTTATTGATCATTTCATTTGTGATATTTATCCTATCCTACAACTTTCTTGCTCAGATACACGTTTACTAGAAATGATTGCATTTTTATTAGCTGTGATAATCCTCATGGCCACACTGCTATTGATAATTCTTTCTTACTTTTATATACTCAAGACAATTCTAAAATTCCCTTCagctcaacaaaagaaaaaagccttTTCTACCTGCTCTTCTCACATGATTGTTGCATCCATCACTTATGGTAGTTGTATATTCATCTACATAAAGCCCTCAGCAAATGAAAGGATCACTTTAAGCAAAGCAGTGGCTGTATTAAATACTTCAATTGCCCCTTTGTTGAACCCATTCATTTATACTCTAAGGAACCAGCAAGTTAAACAAGCCTTCAGAGATGTATTTAGAAAGATATTTTCTGCTTCAGAAAAGTAA